In Humulus lupulus chromosome 6, drHumLupu1.1, whole genome shotgun sequence, a single genomic region encodes these proteins:
- the LOC133786166 gene encoding cytochrome c oxidase assembly protein COX15-like: MKVLVLTQFHLGIGTQFMYHVHGQYVPSLRNVSTAQSLNAKSNEGLKLLVNGGPRAQKMVRIWLFGSAAWVFSMVVLGGVTRLTRSGLSMTDWKFSGGLPPLSDEEWLQEFEKYKQSPEYKRSVKEKNSTCICSIANGL; encoded by the exons ATGAAAGTCCTTGTTCTAACTCAGTTTCACTTGGGAATTGGAACACAATTCATGTATCATGTTcat GGTCAGTATGTGCCATCTTTGAGAAATGTTTCCACCGCCCAATCTCTTAATGCAAAAAGTAATGAAGGACTGAAGCTACTTGTAAATGGAGGACCTCGTGCTCAGAAAATGGTTAGGATATGGCTCTTTGGCTCTGCTGCTTGGGTGTTTAGTATGGTCGTACTTGGAGGTGTTACACGACTAACAAGATCTGGTCTTTCGATGACTGATTGGAAGTTCAGTGGTGGGCTCCCTCCTCTATCTGATGAGGAATGGTTACAGGAATTCGAGAAGTACAAGCAATCCCCTGAATATAAGCGATCAGTGAAAGAAAAGAACAGTACATGTATTTGTAGCATTGCTAATGGTTTGTGA
- the LOC133783518 gene encoding L-ascorbate oxidase homolog, giving the protein MALIISLARVKLCSLLYFAAASLFAIVRAEDPYRFFDWNVTYGDIYPLGVRQQGILINGQFPGPDIHSVTNDNLIINVYNSLDEPFLLSWNGIQNRRNSFEDGVWGTTCPIPPGKNFTYILQVKDQIGSFYYFPSLAFHKAAGGFGGIRILSRPRIPVPFPDPAGDYTVLIGDWYKSNHTDLKAHLDGGKKLPSPDGILINGRGPNGYSLTVDQGKTYRLRISNVGLQNSLNFRIQNHKMKLVEVEGTHTLQTTYSSLDVHVGQSYSVLVTADQPGQDYYIVVSTRFTTGPDYLITTGVLHYSNSAGQVSGPPPGGPTIQIDWSLNQARSIRTNLTASGPRPNPQGSYHYGLIPLIKTFILASSAGQINDKQRYGFNSVSFIPIDTPLKVADFFKLGGFRVGSIADSPSGGGLYLDTAVLGADYRTFVEFVFQNDEDIVQSLHLDGYSFFVVGMDGGQWTPSSRDQYNLRDAVSRCTTQVYPKSWTAIHVALDNVGMWNLRSEFWARQYLGQQLYLRVYTASTSLRDEYPIPKNALLCGRASGRRTRPL; this is encoded by the exons ATGGCGCTGATCATAAGTTTAGCGAGAGTCAAACTCTGTTCTCTGCTATATTTCGCCGCTGCTTCTCTCTTCGCCATTGTTAGGGCTGAAGATCCTTACAGGTTCTTTGACTGGAATGTCACTTATGGTGACATTTACCCGCTCGGTGTTCGCCAACAG GGAATCCTTATCAACGGACAATTTCCAGGACCAGATATTCATTCGGTTACTAATGACAATCTCATTATCAATGTTTACAATAGCTTGGACGAGCCTTTTCTCCTTTCTTG GAATGGAATTCAAAACAGGAGAAATTCTTTTGAAGATGGTGTATGGGGGACCACATGCCCAATACCCCCTGGCAAGAATTTCACATACATTCTCCAAGTGAAGGATCAGATTGGGAGCTTTTACTATTTTCCTTCTCTTGCATTCCACAAAGCTGCTGGTGGATTTGGAGGTATTAGAATCCTTAGCAGACCAAGAATCCCTGTTCCTTTTCCAGACCCTGCTGGTGATTACACTGTTCTTATTGGGGATTGGTACAAGTCCAACCACACG GATTTGAAAGCCCATCTTGATGGGGGTAAGAAGCTTCCTTCTCCTGATGGAATTCTCATCAATGGTCGTGGACCTAATGGTTATTCTCTTACTGTTGACCAAG GAAAAACTTACAGGCTTAGAATTTCAAATGTTGGGCTGCAAAATTCCCTAAACTTTCGCATTCAAAATCACAAAATGAAGTTGGTAGAAGTGGAGGGAACACATACACTTCAGACCACCTACTCCTCCCTGGATGTACACGTAGGCCAATCTTACTCAGTTCTGGTGACAGCAGACCAGCCTGGACAAGATTACTACATTGTGGTTTCCACTCGTTTCACCACTGGCCCTGACTACCTCATTACAACCGGTGTTCTTCACTATAGTAATTCTGCTGGTCAAGTCTCTGGCCCACCTCCTGGTGGTCCCACCATCCAAATTGATTGGTCTTTGAACCAGGCCCGCTCTATCAG GACTAATCTTACAGCAAGTGGGCCAAGACCAAACCCACAAGGGTCGTACCACTATGGTCTTATCCCCTTGATCAAAACCTTCATACTTGCAAGTTCAGCGGGACAAATAAACGACAAGCAAAGATACGGATTCAACAGTGTATCATTCATCCCAATCGATACTCCTCTTAAGGTCGCTGACTTCTTCAAACTTGGAGGCTTTCGTGTGGGAAGCATTGCCGATAGTCCTAGTGGCGGTGGATTGTACCTTGACACAGCAGTTCTTGGAGCTGATTATAGAACTTTTGTCGAATTTGTTTTCCAAAACGATGAAGACATTGTTCAGAGCTTGCATTTGGATGGCTACTCTTTCTTTGTCGTTGG AATGGACGGAGGCCAGTGGACACCTTCTAGTAGAGATCAGTACAATCTCCGAGATGCAGTTTCACGTTGTACCACTCAG GTATATCCCAAGTCATGGACTGCCATACATGTGGCTTTGGACAATGTAGGTATGTGGAACTTGAGGTCTGAGTTCTGGGCTAGACAATATTTGGGACAACAACTGTACTTGCGTGTGTACACAGCATCAACTTCTTTAAGGGATGAGTACCCAATTCCAAAGAATGCACTTCTTTGTGGAAGAGCAAGTGGAAGACGTACTCGACCCCTTTGA
- the LOC133783522 gene encoding wall-associated receptor kinase-like 9 encodes MLNYYLFVIITGWFLMARSSTELAILGCPEKCGDVTIPFPFGIGSSNCFLNKWFEISCHNSTTPFLEHTQLQLQVLNISILDNYNGRPPSEWVQVRSPISFFNCANKTSKKSANLTGSPFYYSFYNDFIAVSCGLVAKYQIRSGISLVQDGCTSSSSTCSSSSNSSNNVDFSNCHDGVKCCRAYFEGGDSFKISMDNDSSTTLATNRDNEYCKYAFVIDRSEIDKYKTSHDLDYYVPALLSWSLNSTYFDIFKTHVIPTRTTSSSFECDGYDGTLNSSLDPISSCYCSKGFRGSAYIQDGCQDINECIEGRAFCSGGSTCVNTFGDYRCSYKRKAIFIGVGSPLGLLVLLFSIWRLYIFIKKRKEIKHKKAFFKRNGGLLLEQQIHSSENNVEQTKLFKSKELEKATDNFNIDRVLGQGGQGTVYKGMLEDGKIVAVKKSKIIDEAKLSEFINEVVILTQINHRNVVRLLGCCLETDVPLLVYEFIPNGTLSQYIHDKNAEFPFTWNMRLRIATEVAGALSYLHSAASFPIYHRDVKSTNILLDEKFRAKVADFGTSRTISLEQTHLTTLVYGTFGYLDPEYFQSSQFTDKSDVYSFGVVLVELLTGQKAISATRSEEEGRSLATYFMMTMEEKSSKLFDILDGQVLKDAPKEEILIVVDIAKRCLHLNGRNRPTMKEVAKELERIQGIDNKDSNGIQHNYEDLAYAQPEIADYSWNVSTSSTGLAFDSAATSFSLHQELPLL; translated from the exons ATGCTGAACTACTACTTGTTTGTTATCATAACTGGATGGTTCTTAATGGCAAGGTCGTCAACAGAACTAGCTATACTTGGTTGTCCAGAAAAGTGTGGAGATGTAACTATCCCATTCCCATTCGGAATTGGATCGTCCAATTGTTTTCTTAACAAATGGTTCGAAATCTCCTGCCACAACTCTACTACGCCTTTCCTCGAACACACTCAACTACAACTACAGGTACTTAACATTTCTATACTTGATAATTATAACGGTAGACCACCATCGGAATGGGTTCAGGTGAGAAGCCCCATCAGTTTCTTCAACTGTGCAAATAAGACAAGCAAAAAATCAGCAAATTTAACAGGAAGCCCCTTCTACTATTCTTTTTACAATGACTTCATTGCAGTTAGTTGTGGTCTTGTTGCCAAGTACCAAATAAGGAGTGGTATCAGCCTCGTCCAGGATGGGTGCACCAGCAGCAGTTCCACCTGCTCATCATCATCCAATAGTAGTAATAATGTTGATTTTAGTAATTGCCACGATGGCGTTAAATGTTGTCGTGCTTATTTCGAAGGTGGTGACAGCTTCAAAATCTCCATGGATAATGATTCTAGTACGACTCTTGCAACAAATCGTGATAACGAATATTGCAAATATGCGTTCGTGATAGATCGTTCTGAAATTGATAAATACAAAACATCCCATGATTTGGATTATTATGTTCCCGCCCTACTAAGTTGGTCCCTTAACAGTACGTATTTCGACATATTTAAAACACATGTTATCCCAACCAGAACCACATCTAGCAGCTTCGAATGCGACGGCTATGATGGTACTTTAAATTCCTCTCTAGATCCGATATCCAGCTGTTACTGCAGTAAAGGATTTCGAGGGAGTGCGTACATTCAGGACGGGTGTCAAG ATATTAATGAATGCATAGAGGGAAGAGCGTTTTGCTCCGGAGGATCTACTTGCGTGAACACTTTCGGGGACTATCGCTGTAGTTATAAACGCAAAGCTATCTTTATAG GTGTGGGGAGTCCTCTTGGATTATTAGTTCTACTTTTTAGTATATGGAGACTATACATattcataaagaaaagaaaagaaattaaacacaaGAAAGCATTTTTCAAACGAAATGGTGGCCTTTTGTTGGAACAACAGATACACTCAAGTGAAAACAATGTCGAGCAAACGAAGTTGTTCAAGTCAAAAGAGTTAGAGAAGGCAACTGATAATTTCAATATAGACAGAGTTCTTGGGCAAGGAGGCCAAGGCACTGTGTACAAAGGAATGTTGGAAGATGGAAAGATTGTTGCTGTAAAGAAGTCTAAAATAATTGATGAAGCCAAACTCTCTGAATTCATCAATGAAGTTGTCATTCTTACACAAATCAATCATAGAAATGTTGTCAGGCTATTGGGATGTTGTCTGGAGACAGATGTTCCACTTCTAGTTTATGAATTCATCCCAAACGGAACACTTTCTCAGTATATTCATGACAAAAATGCAGAGTTTCCTTTCACATGGAACATGAGATTACGAATTGCAACTGAAGTTGCAGGAGCTCTTTCATACTTACACTCAGCAGCTTCTTTTCCAATTTATCATCGAGATgtcaagtctacaaacatactccTTGATGAAAAATTCAGAGCAAAAGTTGCAGACTTTGGTACATCAAGAACTATCTCCTTAGAGCAAACTCACCTGACCACTTTAGTTTATGGCACATTTGGCTATCTAGATCCAGAATACTTTCAGTCTAGCCAATTCACAGATAAGAGTGATGTTTATAGTTTTGGAGTGGTTCTTGTCGAGCTCTTGACCGGACAAAAAGCAATATCTGCAACAAGGTCAGAGGAGGAAGGAAGAAGTTTGGCAACATATTTCATGATGACGATGGAGGAAAAGAGCAGTAAATTGTTCGACATTCTTGATGGTCAAGTTCTCAAAGATGCGCCAAAAGAAGAGATCTTAATTGTTGTTGATATTGCAAAGAGATGCTTACATTTGAATGGAAGGAATCGACCTACCATGAAAGAAGTAGCAAAGGAGCTAGAGAGGATTCAAGGCATTGATAATAAAGATTCCAATGGTATTCAACATAATTATGAAGATTTAGCATATGCACAACCTGAAATTGCAGACTACTCTTGGAATGTTTCCACATCGTCAACAGGGTTAGCTTTTGATAGTGCTGCTACTAGCTTCTCGTTGCATCAAGAATTACCATTGTTATAA
- the LOC133783519 gene encoding phosphoprotein ECPP44-like isoform X2, producing MAEENKSHDYEASSVETKDRGLFDFLKKDDHHDEALSSEFSEKVKVSEHEPVKYSEHEPVNYFNAEETVNEEEKMKPNPEKLHRSHSSSSSSSDEEECEGEEKKEKKGLKETLKEKFSGEDKKEEEQHHHVDTSVPIEHEAHGYTTTETVVSPGNPEEKKGFLEKIKDKLPGQHKKEDVVVVATSPAPPPGVVHHDQPYSSHETTTTATHHEGEAKEKKGILEKIKEKLPGYHPKTETEEKEKEKEKESVC from the exons ATGGCCGAAGAGAACAAGAGCCACGATTACGAGGCTTCATCGGTGGAGACCAAAGATCGGGGACTCTTTGATTTTTTGAAGAAAGATGATCATCA cgATGAAGCTCTAAGCTCAGAGTTTAGTGAGAAGGTTAAAGTGTCTGAACACGAACCGGTTAAGTATTCTGAGCACGAACCAGTTAACTATTTCAACGCCGAGGAAACTGTTAATGAAGAAGAGAAGATGAAGCCAAATCCAGAAAAGCTCCACCGTTCTCACAGTAGCTCTAGCTCt TCTAGCGATGAGGAAGAATGTGAAGGAGaagagaagaaggaaaagaagGGACTTAAGGAGACACTCAAGGAAAAATTCTCAGGAGAAGATAAGAAAGAGGAAGAGCAGCACCATCATGTGGACACATCTGTGCCGATTGAGCACGAAGCTCATGGCTACACAACAACAGAGACTGTGGTGAGCCCTGGGAACCCAGAAGAAAAGAAGGGTTTTCTTGAGAAGATCAAGGACAAGCTACCTGGTCAGCACAAGAAGGAAGATGTTGTGGTTGTGGCGACTTCACCGGCACCACCTCCGGGTGTGGTTCACCATGATCAGCCATACTCATCGCATGAGACCACCACTACTGCTACTCATCATGAAGGTGAGGCTAAGGAGAAGAAGGGTATTTTGGAGAAGATCAAGGAAAAGCTTCCTGGGTACCATCCCAAGACTGAGACTGAAGAAAAGGAAAAGGAGAAAGAGAAGGAAAGTGTTTGTTAA
- the LOC133786167 gene encoding wall-associated receptor kinase-like 9 has protein sequence MVVTTMLNYLFVIITGWLLMTTSSTVLAIFVKPGCPEKCGNITIPFPFGIGSSNCYIDKWFEISCHNSTTPFLEHTQLQLQVLNISILDNYDSRPSEWVQVRSPISFFNCANKTSKKSANLTGSPFYYSSENDFVAVSCGAFAKYETRSGNRLVQDGCTSSSSTCSSSSFNSSNNVDFSNCDDGVKCCRSTSFSIDSGASFKISMDNNSSTTLATNRDNEYCKYAFLIDRYEIYKNKTSHDPYYVPALLRVGSALGVLVLVFGTWRLYKFIKKRKEIKQKKIFFKRNGGLLLEQQIQSSENNVEQTKLFDAKELEKVTNNFSIDRVLGQGGQGTVYKGMLEDGKIVAIKKSKIIDEAKLSEFINEVVILTQINHRHVVKLLGCCLETDVPLLVYEFVPNGTLSEYIHDKNVEFPFTWSMRLRIATEVAGALSYLHSAASFPIYHRDVKSTNILLDEKLRAKVADFGTSRTISLEQTHLTTVVYGTFGYLDLEYFQTSQFTDKSDVYSFGVILVELLTGQKAISAARSEEGRSLATYFIMTMEENSSSLFDILDGQIVKDVLKEEILIVANLAQKCLHLNGRNRPTMKEVAMELERIQVIDNKDAKGSQHDYEELAYAQPEVIDYSWNASTSSTFDSNASSSSLHQELPLL, from the exons atGGTAGTGACTACTATGCTGAACTATTTGTTTGTTATCATAACTGGATGGTTATTAATGACAACATCGTCAACAGTGCTAGCTATATTTGTCAAACCTGGCTGTCCAGAAAAGTGCGGAAACATAACTATCCCATTCCCATTCGGAATTGGATCGTCCAATTGTTATATTGACAAATGGTTCGAAATCTCCTGTCACAACTCTACTACGCCTTTCCTCGAACACACTCAACTACAACTACAGGTACTTAACATTTCTATACTTGATAATTACGACAGTAGACCATCCGAATGGGTTCAGGTGAGAAGCCCCATCAGTTTCTTCAACTGTGCAAATAAGACAAGCAAAAAATCAGCAAATTTAACAGGAAGCCCCTTCTACTATTCTTCTGAGAATGACTTTGTTGCAGTAAGTTGTGGTGCTTTTGCCAAGTACGAAACAAGGAGCGGTAACAGGCTCGTCCAGGATGGGTGCACCAGCAGCAGTTCCACCTGCTCATCATCATCATTCAATAGTAGTAATAATGTTGATTTTAGTAATTGCGACGATGGCGTTAAATGTTGTCGTAGTACTTCTTTCTCTATAGACAGTGGTGCCAGCTTCAAAATCTCCATGGATAATAATTCTAGTACGACTCTTGCAACAAATCGTGATAACGAATATTGCAAATATGCATTCCTGATTGATCGTTatgaaatttataaaaataaaacatcCCATGATCCTTATTATGTTCCCGCCCTCCTAA GAGTTGGGAGTGCTCTTGGAGTCTTAGTACTTGTTTTTGGTACATGGAGACTATACAAattcataaagaaaagaaaagaaattaaacagaagaaaatatttttcaaacgaAATGGTGGCCTTTTGTTGGAACAGCAAATACAATCGAGTGAAAACAATGTCGAGCAAACCAAGTTGTTCGATGCAAAAGAGTTAGAGAAGGTAACAAATAACTTTAGTATAGACAGAGTTCTTGGACAAGGAGGTCAAGGAACTGTGTACAAAGGAATGTTGGAAGATGGAAAGATTGTTGCGATAAAGAAGTCTAAAATAATTGATGAAGCCAAACTCTCAGAATTCATTAATGAGGTTGTTATTCTTACGCAAATCAATCATAGACATGTTGTCAAGCTATTGGGTTGTTGTTTGGAGACAGATGTTCCACTTCTAGTTTATGAATTTGTCCCAAACGGAACGCTTTCTGAGTATATTCATGACAAAAATGTAGAGTTTCCTTTTACATGGAGCATGCGATTACGAATTGCAACTGAAGTTGCGGGAGCTCTCTCATACTTACACTCAGCAGCTTCTTTTCCAATTTATCATCGAGATgtcaagtctacaaacatactccTTGATGAAAAATTGAGAGCTAAAGTTGCAGACTTTGGTACATCAAGAACTATTTCCTTAGAGCAAACACACTTGACCACGGTAGTTTATGGCACATTTGGTTATCTAGATCTAGAATATTTTCAAACAAGCCAATTTACAGATAAGAGTGATGTTTATAGTTTTGGAGTGATTCTTGTTGAGCTCTTGACTGGACAAAAAGCAATATCTGCTGCAAGATCAGAGGAAGGAAGAAGTTTGGCAACATATTTCATAATGACAATGGAGGAAAATAGCAGTAGTCTGTTCGATATTCTTGATGGTCAAATTGTCAAAGATGTGCTAAAAGAAGAGATCTTAATTGTTGCTAATCTTGCACAAAAATGCTTACACTTGAACGGAAGGAATAGACCTACCATGAAAGAAGTAGCAATGGAGCTCGAGAGGATACAAGTCATTGATAATAAAGATGCAAAGGGTAGTCAACATGATTATGAAGAGCTAGCATATGCACAACCTGAAGTTATAGACTACTCTTGGAATGCTTCCACGTCATCAACTTTTGATAGTAATGCATCTAGTTCTTCGTTGCATCAAGAATTACCATTATTATAA
- the LOC133783521 gene encoding oleosin Cor a 15, whose protein sequence is MADYYQPRELSSAFYGDGSSSGKQQHQIPLTTMVLTSLASLVFGGPLLAMAGFSFMASVAIFLVSSPLLVLIFSPLLLGAGAVLVAAMAGFGAAAVIGLGALSTVRWIYKGTRGRDTAERVGEHGKQMMIGLENL, encoded by the coding sequence ATGGCGGATTACTATCAACCACGAGAGTTGTCATCAGCCTTCTATGGCGATGGAAGTAGTAGTGGTAAACAGCAGCACCAAATACCCCTCACAACAATGGTGTTAACTTCTCTAGCCAGCTTAGTGTTTGGAGGGCCTCTTTTGGCAATGGCAGGGTTCAGTTTCATGGCATCAGTGGCAATTTTCCTTGTGAGCTCACCTCTACTTGTGTTGATATTCAGCCCTTTGCTGTTAGGCGCTGGTGCAGTGTTGGTAGCAGCCATGGCCGGCTTTGGCGCGGCTGCTGTCATAGGGCTCGGCGCCTTGTCTACTGTCCGGTGGATTTATAAGGGAACTCGTGGCCGGGATACGGCGGAGAGGGTGGGGGAACATGGTAAGCAGATGATGATAGGGTTGGAGAATCTTTAA
- the LOC133783519 gene encoding dehydrin COR47-like isoform X1 codes for MAEENKSHDYEASSVETKDRGLFDFLKKDDHHEEKKPDHHHHHHRDEALSSEFSEKVKVSEHEPVKYSEHEPVNYFNAEETVNEEEKMKPNPEKLHRSHSSSSSSSDEEECEGEEKKEKKGLKETLKEKFSGEDKKEEEQHHHVDTSVPIEHEAHGYTTTETVVSPGNPEEKKGFLEKIKDKLPGQHKKEDVVVVATSPAPPPGVVHHDQPYSSHETTTTATHHEGEAKEKKGILEKIKEKLPGYHPKTETEEKEKEKEKESVC; via the exons ATGGCCGAAGAGAACAAGAGCCACGATTACGAGGCTTCATCGGTGGAGACCAAAGATCGGGGACTCTTTGATTTTTTGAAGAAAGATGATCATCACGAGGAGAAGAAGcctgatcatcatcatcatcatcatcgcgATGAAGCTCTAAGCTCAGAGTTTAGTGAGAAGGTTAAAGTGTCTGAACACGAACCGGTTAAGTATTCTGAGCACGAACCAGTTAACTATTTCAACGCCGAGGAAACTGTTAATGAAGAAGAGAAGATGAAGCCAAATCCAGAAAAGCTCCACCGTTCTCACAGTAGCTCTAGCTCt TCTAGCGATGAGGAAGAATGTGAAGGAGaagagaagaaggaaaagaagGGACTTAAGGAGACACTCAAGGAAAAATTCTCAGGAGAAGATAAGAAAGAGGAAGAGCAGCACCATCATGTGGACACATCTGTGCCGATTGAGCACGAAGCTCATGGCTACACAACAACAGAGACTGTGGTGAGCCCTGGGAACCCAGAAGAAAAGAAGGGTTTTCTTGAGAAGATCAAGGACAAGCTACCTGGTCAGCACAAGAAGGAAGATGTTGTGGTTGTGGCGACTTCACCGGCACCACCTCCGGGTGTGGTTCACCATGATCAGCCATACTCATCGCATGAGACCACCACTACTGCTACTCATCATGAAGGTGAGGCTAAGGAGAAGAAGGGTATTTTGGAGAAGATCAAGGAAAAGCTTCCTGGGTACCATCCCAAGACTGAGACTGAAGAAAAGGAAAAGGAGAAAGAGAAGGAAAGTGTTTGTTAA
- the LOC133783520 gene encoding multiple organellar RNA editing factor 3, mitochondrial-like has translation MAYSAARRGLSTILNRSLSSPSSPTSFSTRHRLALALLNQQPQLVPSSVNAPVRFKASGSGYSPLNDPAPNWSNRPPKETILLDGCDYEHWLIVMEFANDPKPSEDEMVSSYVKTLATVLGSEEEAKKKIYSVSTTTYTGFGALISEELSIKVKELPGVLWVLPDSYLDVPNKDYGGDLFIDGKVIPRPQFRFTDRQQQPSRNRPRARTDRRREPMQSERRGPNER, from the exons ATGGCGTACTCCGCTGCCAGACGTGGCTTATCGACCATCCTCAACCGGTCTCTCTCCTCTCCTTCTTCTCCTACCTCGTTCTCAACTCGCCATCGCCTAGCTTTGGCGTTACTCAATCAACAACCCCAACTCGTCCCTAGCTCAGTAAATGCTCCTGTCCGGTTCAAGGCTTCTGGGTCCGGTTACTCGCCTCTAAACGACCCAGCTCCGAACTGGAGCAACCGCCCACCTAAGGAGACTATTCTTCTCGATGGCTGCGATTACGAGCACTGGCTTATTGTAATGGAGTTCGCCAATGACCCCAAACCATCTGAGGATGAGATGGTCAGTTCATATGTCAAAACCCTTGCCACTGTTCTTGGGAG TGAAGAGGAGGCAAAGAAGAAGATATACTCTGTTTCCACAACTACTTATACTGGTTTTGGTGCTTTGATTTCAGAGGAGCTTTCCATCAAAGTTAAAG AACTACCTGGTGTCCTTTGGGTTTTGCCAGATTCATATCTTGACGTTCCCAACAAAGATTATGGAG GAGATTTATTCATAGATGGGAAAGTGATACCTAGACCACAGTTCAGGTTCACTGATAGACAACAACAACCATCTAGGAACAGGCCTCGAGCACGGACTGATAGGCGTAGAGAGCCAATGCAGAGTGAAAGGAGAGGACCAAACGAAAGATAG